The following coding sequences lie in one Myxococcaceae bacterium JPH2 genomic window:
- the alkB gene encoding DNA oxidative demethylase AlkB, giving the protein MTLALFDESAMPRTVEALGEQAFVLRGFALDDAQELLEAITRVEQRSPFRHMQTPGGFTMSVALTNCGRFGWTTDRHGYQYTELDPLTGEVWPSMPDVLGRLARSAAAETGFPDFMPDACLVNRYVPGSRLTLHQDKNERAFDAPIISVSLGIPATFLFGGHKRTDPAARVPLRHGDVAVWGGVDRLRFHGVQPLKEAVHPVVGAHRFNLTLRRAG; this is encoded by the coding sequence ATGACGCTCGCGCTGTTCGACGAAAGCGCGATGCCACGGACCGTCGAGGCCCTGGGGGAGCAGGCGTTCGTGCTCCGCGGATTCGCGCTCGACGATGCGCAGGAACTCCTCGAAGCGATCACCCGGGTCGAGCAGCGGTCGCCGTTTCGGCACATGCAGACGCCCGGTGGCTTTACGATGTCGGTCGCGCTGACGAACTGTGGACGGTTCGGATGGACGACGGATCGTCACGGCTACCAGTACACCGAGCTCGACCCGCTGACAGGTGAAGTCTGGCCATCGATGCCGGACGTCCTTGGGCGGCTTGCGCGCTCGGCAGCCGCGGAGACGGGGTTCCCCGACTTCATGCCTGACGCGTGCCTGGTGAATCGCTATGTGCCGGGTTCGAGGCTCACGCTGCATCAAGACAAGAATGAACGCGCGTTTGATGCACCGATCATCTCGGTCTCACTCGGCATTCCCGCGACGTTCTTGTTCGGAGGCCACAAGCGGACGGACCCCGCGGCGCGAGTCCCCTTGCGCCACGGTGACGTCGCCGTGTGGGGCGGAGTGGATCGCCTTCGCTTCCACGGTGTCCAGCCGTTGAAGGAAGCAGTCCATCCGGTGGTCGGCGCTCATCGCTTCAACCTCACCCTCCGTCGCGCTGGCTAG
- a CDS encoding LysR family transcriptional regulator has protein sequence MDLNELLIFARVVQTGSFTAAARGLRMPKSTVSRKLSELEERIGAQLLQRTTRKLHLTEVGRAYYEHCERVVAEAEAAELAVTRMQAGPQGLLRVTTPLTFSFIAPLVQTFLKRYPDVQLELLCTDRAVDLMEEGFDLAVRAGKLADSSLMARRLGDIERVAVASPEYLKARGTPRTPADLTKHDCLIFGTTLEGNVWTLHAGGRSVDVKVSGRLVVNEPDMLRAVTMAGAGIALLPSLHSAEDLTSGRLQRVLPDWSSAGAPVHAVYPPTRHHVPKVMAFVEFLREQWPERQESLKRVPR, from the coding sequence ATGGACCTGAACGAACTCCTCATCTTCGCGCGGGTGGTGCAGACCGGCAGCTTCACGGCGGCGGCGCGCGGCCTGCGCATGCCCAAGTCCACGGTGAGTCGCAAGCTGTCCGAGCTGGAGGAGCGCATCGGCGCGCAGCTCCTCCAGCGCACGACGCGCAAGCTGCACCTGACGGAAGTGGGGCGCGCCTACTACGAGCACTGCGAGCGAGTGGTCGCCGAAGCAGAGGCCGCCGAGCTGGCCGTCACCCGCATGCAAGCGGGCCCTCAAGGCCTGCTGCGCGTCACCACGCCGCTGACGTTCAGCTTCATCGCCCCGTTGGTCCAGACCTTCCTCAAGCGATACCCGGACGTGCAATTGGAGCTCTTGTGCACGGACCGCGCGGTGGACCTGATGGAAGAGGGCTTCGACCTCGCGGTGCGCGCGGGGAAGCTGGCGGACTCCTCGCTGATGGCGCGCCGGCTGGGTGACATCGAGCGGGTGGCCGTGGCCTCGCCCGAATACTTGAAGGCACGCGGCACACCTCGCACACCGGCCGACCTGACGAAGCATGACTGCCTCATCTTCGGCACCACGCTGGAAGGCAACGTCTGGACCTTGCACGCAGGAGGGCGCTCGGTCGACGTCAAGGTGAGCGGGCGGCTGGTGGTGAACGAGCCGGACATGCTGCGCGCGGTGACCATGGCGGGGGCGGGCATCGCGCTGTTGCCCAGCCTGCACAGCGCCGAGGACCTGACCAGCGGGCGCCTGCAGCGCGTCCTGCCGGATTGGAGTTCCGCGGGCGCGCCAGTGCATGCGGTCTACCCGCCCACGCGCCACCACGTGCCCAAGGTGATGGCCTTCGTGGAGTTCCTGCGCGAGCAGTGGCCCGAGCGACAAGAGTCCCTCAAGCGCGTGCCTCGCTGA
- a CDS encoding histidine kinase, translating to MVTEMADVLRFSLQKGDAPNVPLEEELAMVRSYLSIESVRFEEKLDATVSVAEGLQQLTVPAFLIQPLVDNAVKHGMASGVLPVRVRLRVTREGPVLRIQVDNTGQWAPPSRGPGAHGTGTGLRNVRERLAQLFADRASFERSETDGWVHVVVELPARQWTAHIIEDAHDVAASRAAGG from the coding sequence ATGGTGACAGAGATGGCGGACGTCCTGCGCTTCTCCCTCCAGAAAGGCGACGCGCCCAACGTGCCGCTGGAAGAAGAGCTGGCCATGGTGCGCAGCTACCTGAGCATCGAGTCCGTGCGCTTCGAAGAGAAGCTGGACGCGACCGTCTCTGTCGCCGAGGGCTTGCAGCAGCTCACCGTCCCCGCGTTCCTCATCCAGCCCCTGGTGGACAACGCGGTGAAGCACGGCATGGCCTCGGGCGTATTGCCTGTTCGAGTGCGCCTGCGCGTGACACGCGAGGGCCCGGTGCTGCGCATCCAGGTCGACAACACGGGCCAGTGGGCGCCGCCCAGTCGCGGGCCCGGAGCCCATGGCACCGGCACCGGGCTGCGCAACGTGCGCGAGCGCCTGGCCCAACTCTTCGCGGACCGCGCCTCGTTCGAGCGCTCGGAGACAGACGGCTGGGTCCACGTCGTCGTCGAGCTGCCCGCCCGGCAATGGACTGCCCACATCATCGAGGATGCCCATGACGTCGCCGCTTCGCGCGCTGCTGGTGGATGA
- a CDS encoding pirin family protein — MLNVRPSNARGHANHGWLDSHHTFSFGEYFDPQFMGFRTLRVINEDRVTSGEGFDTHPHRDMEIITYPLSGAIAHRDSTGGQGLLRAGEVQRMTAGTGVMHSEMNGSDEDVHFLQIWILPNQKGLKPSYEQKHFPEQERQGRWRVVVSPDARDNSLSVHQDVVLSSTLLSKGEKAEYTLAPGRHAWVQIARGAGTLNGVALKAGDGVAVSDESRLELVATEPLEALLFDLA, encoded by the coding sequence ATGTTGAACGTTCGCCCCTCCAATGCACGCGGTCACGCCAACCACGGTTGGCTCGATTCCCACCACACCTTCTCGTTCGGGGAGTACTTCGATCCCCAGTTCATGGGGTTCCGCACCCTGCGCGTCATCAACGAGGACCGGGTCACCTCGGGCGAGGGCTTTGACACGCACCCGCACCGGGACATGGAGATCATCACCTACCCGCTGAGCGGCGCCATCGCGCACCGGGACAGCACGGGAGGCCAGGGCCTGCTGCGCGCCGGTGAGGTGCAGCGGATGACCGCCGGCACGGGCGTCATGCACAGCGAGATGAACGGCTCGGACGAGGACGTTCACTTCCTGCAGATCTGGATCCTCCCGAACCAGAAGGGCCTGAAGCCGTCCTATGAGCAGAAGCACTTCCCGGAGCAGGAGCGCCAGGGCCGCTGGCGCGTCGTGGTCAGCCCTGACGCGCGGGACAACAGCCTCTCCGTGCACCAGGACGTGGTGCTGTCCAGCACGCTGCTGAGCAAGGGCGAGAAGGCCGAGTACACCCTGGCTCCGGGCCGTCACGCCTGGGTTCAGATTGCACGCGGCGCCGGCACGCTCAACGGCGTGGCGCTCAAGGCCGGTGACGGAGTCGCCGTCTCGGATGAGTCTCGGCTGGAGCTGGTCGCCACCGAGCCCCTGGAGGCCCTGCTGTTCGACCTCGCGTGA
- a CDS encoding OsmC family protein: MSIDSQTEQPRAFRQVLQVEGHTLHSDISAAQGGAGSAPTPHDFFDASLAACKALTASWYAKQHGMALERVETHVERDDSRERQGVYVLKVRHTFHGNLSPEERARLHAAVARCPIHKLMTTTEVEIITEPLEGAVAATG; encoded by the coding sequence ATGTCCATTGATAGTCAGACGGAGCAGCCCCGCGCGTTCCGGCAGGTCCTCCAGGTGGAGGGGCACACCCTCCACTCGGACATCTCCGCCGCGCAGGGCGGCGCCGGCTCCGCGCCGACGCCGCACGATTTCTTCGATGCGTCCCTGGCGGCCTGCAAGGCACTCACGGCGTCCTGGTACGCGAAGCAACATGGCATGGCGCTGGAGCGGGTGGAGACGCACGTCGAGCGCGACGACAGCCGCGAGCGGCAGGGCGTCTACGTGTTGAAGGTGCGCCACACCTTCCACGGCAACCTCAGCCCCGAGGAGCGGGCGCGCCTGCACGCGGCGGTGGCTCGTTGCCCCATCCACAAGCTGATGACCACCACGGAGGTGGAGATCATCACCGAGCCGCTGGAGGGCGCGGTCGCCGCGACGGGGTGA
- a CDS encoding metal-binding protein, which translates to MGRDGKPYQSAEPGTLGGHRGCRLYGRFDCRAALQALARGGYAKNRVFFRDEPAAVAAGYRPCAVCMPVEYAKWKLSMAR; encoded by the coding sequence ATGGGTAGGGACGGAAAGCCATATCAGAGCGCTGAGCCCGGGACGCTCGGGGGCCATCGCGGATGCCGACTGTATGGCCGTTTCGACTGTCGTGCTGCGCTGCAAGCGCTCGCGCGCGGAGGCTACGCGAAGAACCGGGTCTTCTTCCGGGACGAGCCGGCCGCGGTCGCCGCGGGTTATCGGCCGTGCGCCGTTTGCATGCCCGTGGAGTACGCGAAATGGAAATTGTCCATGGCTCGATAG
- a CDS encoding YceI family protein: MALQTWNIDTTHTGIHFSVRHMVVAKVRGSFQQFSGTLNLDEANPTASSVVVDIQTSSVNTGVAQRDNHLRSADFFDVEKFPTMRFESTKVEKAGGHGLRVTGKLTIRDITREVVLEAEQLGVAKDPWGNLKAAFEAKTSIDRREFGLTWNQALEAGGVLVGERIDITLEVQAAPAQVAGQAA; the protein is encoded by the coding sequence ATGGCTCTTCAGACCTGGAACATCGACACGACGCACACGGGCATCCACTTCAGCGTGCGGCACATGGTGGTGGCGAAGGTGCGCGGCAGCTTCCAGCAGTTCAGCGGGACGCTGAACCTGGACGAGGCGAACCCCACCGCGTCGTCGGTCGTCGTGGACATCCAGACGTCGAGCGTCAACACGGGCGTCGCGCAGCGCGACAACCACCTGCGCTCGGCCGACTTCTTCGACGTGGAGAAGTTCCCCACGATGCGCTTCGAGAGCACGAAGGTGGAGAAGGCGGGCGGGCACGGCCTGCGCGTGACGGGCAAGCTCACCATCCGCGACATCACCCGCGAGGTGGTGCTGGAGGCGGAGCAGCTCGGTGTGGCGAAGGACCCGTGGGGCAACCTCAAGGCCGCGTTCGAGGCGAAGACGTCCATCGACCGCCGCGAGTTCGGGCTGACCTGGAACCAGGCGCTGGAGGCGGGTGGCGTGCTGGTGGGCGAGCGCATCGACATCACACTGGAGGTGCAGGCGGCCCCGGCGCAGGTCGCTGGTCAGGCGGCCTGA
- a CDS encoding methylated-DNA--[protein]-cysteine S-methyltransferase, with the protein MNPLSLSQLASPLGDILLATDAQHVLHSLGFADQRWHLLRALRERHGDSALQEVTVPASIARALERYFAGELTALESLPTATVGTALQERVWDALRRIPPGTTTSYGKLAKALGFQDPRAAIEIGAAIGANPIAIVVPCHRVIASNGDLKGFAWGLSRKQWLLEHERALPTKRVAPRTELFPGF; encoded by the coding sequence ATGAACCCACTGTCCTTGAGCCAGCTCGCGTCACCGCTTGGCGACATCCTGCTCGCCACCGACGCGCAACACGTCTTGCACTCGCTTGGGTTCGCCGACCAGCGTTGGCACCTGCTCCGCGCTCTGCGCGAGCGACATGGCGACAGCGCGCTGCAAGAGGTCACCGTGCCCGCATCCATCGCACGAGCGCTCGAACGGTACTTCGCGGGTGAGCTGACCGCACTGGAGTCACTCCCGACGGCGACGGTGGGGACCGCGTTGCAGGAGCGCGTGTGGGACGCCCTGCGGCGCATCCCGCCCGGGACGACCACGAGCTACGGCAAGCTCGCGAAGGCGCTCGGCTTTCAAGATCCGCGCGCCGCCATCGAGATTGGCGCGGCGATTGGCGCCAATCCCATCGCCATCGTGGTTCCGTGTCATCGCGTGATTGCGAGCAACGGCGACCTCAAGGGCTTCGCCTGGGGACTGTCGCGCAAGCAATGGCTCCTCGAGCATGAGAGGGCGCTCCCGACGAAGCGGGTCGCGCCTCGAACCGAGTTGTTCCCTGGGTTCTGA
- a CDS encoding response regulator transcription factor, whose amino-acid sequence MTSPLRALLVDDERLARVELRELLAPHPLVKVVGEADGVAPALERIQALQPDLLFLDVQMPGESGFDLLARLPECPFEVIFVTAHDAHALRAFEVNALDYLLKPVHPERLARTLARLETGERPKPPPPLGPVRQKLAEDDMLFLENGARSRFVRVDQIVCVCGAGDYAEVVTADGARTLSPRPLKEWEARLPERMFARIHRSALVNLAFVERVDRSLSGGGDVHLRGLPEPLPLSRSHASGLRERFG is encoded by the coding sequence ATGACGTCGCCGCTTCGCGCGCTGCTGGTGGATGACGAACGGCTCGCGAGAGTCGAACTGCGCGAGCTCCTGGCCCCCCACCCGCTCGTGAAGGTGGTGGGCGAGGCCGACGGCGTGGCCCCCGCGCTGGAGCGCATCCAAGCCCTGCAACCGGACCTGCTCTTCCTCGACGTGCAGATGCCGGGAGAGAGTGGCTTCGACCTGCTCGCGCGCCTGCCCGAGTGCCCCTTCGAGGTCATCTTCGTGACGGCCCATGACGCGCACGCACTGCGGGCCTTCGAGGTCAACGCGCTCGACTACCTGCTCAAGCCCGTGCACCCGGAGCGACTCGCGCGAACGCTGGCGCGACTGGAGACCGGCGAGCGACCCAAGCCCCCACCGCCCCTGGGGCCCGTGCGCCAGAAGCTCGCCGAGGACGACATGCTGTTCCTCGAGAACGGCGCCCGCTCGCGCTTCGTGCGCGTGGACCAGATTGTCTGTGTTTGCGGCGCCGGAGACTACGCGGAGGTCGTCACCGCGGACGGCGCCCGCACCTTGTCTCCCCGTCCCTTGAAGGAATGGGAGGCGCGACTGCCCGAGCGGATGTTCGCGCGCATCCACCGTTCGGCGCTGGTCAACCTCGCCTTCGTCGAGCGGGTGGACCGGAGCCTGAGCGGCGGCGGTGACGTGCACCTGCGCGGCCTGCCCGAGCCTCTGCCCCTGAGTCGCAGTCACGCCTCGGGGCTGCGCGAGCGCTTCGGCTAA
- a CDS encoding ester cyclase — protein MGKEQDNKAVVGRWFTDFWGKNVNLKVVDEIAAPEMLLQYSLHAPRRGRADIKAFMTDFRTAFPDLHFWGTAELIAEGDYVVGRWEGGGTHTGPAFNDFLTGSLPAATGRKMHFTGTTVLKVINGKVVEEVGLDDGLTAMTQLGLIKKAI, from the coding sequence ATGGGCAAGGAACAGGACAACAAGGCCGTCGTCGGTCGCTGGTTCACCGACTTCTGGGGCAAGAATGTCAATCTCAAGGTCGTGGATGAGATTGCCGCGCCGGAGATGCTGCTCCAGTATTCGCTTCATGCGCCTCGCCGCGGACGCGCGGACATCAAGGCGTTCATGACCGACTTCCGCACGGCGTTCCCCGACCTCCACTTCTGGGGTACCGCTGAACTGATTGCCGAAGGCGACTACGTCGTCGGTCGGTGGGAGGGGGGCGGCACTCACACGGGGCCGGCCTTCAATGACTTCCTGACTGGGAGTCTTCCCGCCGCGACGGGCCGCAAGATGCACTTCACCGGCACGACCGTGTTGAAGGTGATCAACGGGAAGGTCGTCGAGGAGGTGGGTCTCGATGATGGCCTCACGGCGATGACGCAGCTCGGGCTCATCAAGAAAGCCATCTGA
- a CDS encoding DNA-3-methyladenine glycosylase 2 family protein: MTTVKADLSPEQLRRATQFLSRVDEDWSRHVAAVGPCRLEAKPTREPYEALVRAIAYQQLHAKAGDAILGRWLALYPGAAFPSAEQILAMKDEEQRACGFSAAKLVAIRGIAQATLDGTVPALAEARSMSDEALFERLTTLRGVGRWTVEMLLIYSLERSDVLPISDFGVREGYRRLKGLDETPTPRRMRDVGVAWSPYRTVAAWYLWRLPPSGAGA, translated from the coding sequence ATGACCACGGTGAAGGCAGACCTCTCTCCGGAACAGTTGCGGCGTGCCACCCAGTTCCTCTCCCGCGTGGATGAGGACTGGTCGCGCCACGTCGCGGCGGTCGGGCCCTGTCGACTGGAAGCGAAGCCCACACGCGAGCCCTACGAGGCACTCGTCCGGGCCATCGCGTACCAACAGCTCCATGCGAAGGCAGGGGATGCCATCCTCGGCCGATGGCTCGCGCTCTATCCAGGCGCGGCATTCCCTTCGGCGGAGCAGATCCTCGCGATGAAAGACGAGGAGCAACGCGCGTGCGGCTTCTCCGCGGCCAAGCTCGTGGCCATTCGCGGGATCGCTCAGGCGACTCTCGACGGGACCGTGCCAGCCCTCGCCGAAGCGCGGAGCATGAGCGACGAGGCACTGTTCGAGCGCCTCACGACGCTGCGCGGTGTCGGGCGATGGACCGTCGAGATGCTCCTCATCTACAGCCTGGAGCGCTCCGATGTCCTGCCGATCAGCGACTTTGGGGTCCGTGAGGGATATCGACGCCTGAAGGGGCTCGACGAGACCCCGACGCCGCGCCGCATGCGTGACGTCGGTGTCGCCTGGAGCCCCTACCGCACCGTGGCGGCCTGGTACCTCTGGCGCTTGCCGCCTTCAGGAGCGGGAGCGTGA